A stretch of the Perca fluviatilis chromosome 17, GENO_Pfluv_1.0, whole genome shotgun sequence genome encodes the following:
- the sgsm1b gene encoding small G protein signaling modulator 1 isoform X2: protein MFSLVTEAETRQKLLRNVKKEVKQIMEEAVTRKFVHADSSHIISFCAVVEACMLHGLKRRIAGLLCSNKVAALFMKAAKTFSPAEELCHKVQELEQLIEISKQNNSSLSNDRSRQSKLAYLPPQALKHLWIRTALMEKLLDKIILYLVENSSAFYEKEAMLMDPVDGPILASLLVGPCALEYTKVKTADHFWTDPSADELVQRHRIHSGHCRQDSPSRRPALIQKRQSSGSMDDRPLMWVRDYVESLHQNSRATLLFGKNNVLVQPRDDMEAIPGYLSLHQTADLMTLKWTPNQLMNGNVGELDSEKSVYWDYAMTIRLEEIVYLHCHQQVNSGGTVVLVSQDGIQRPPLHFPKGGHLLQFLTCLETGLLPHGQLDPPLWNQRGKGKVFPKLRKRSPHGSCDSVSDKEDDEATDYVFRILFPGSQMEFMALELMDQGMNMWQPTPRKSSCSSCSQNGSSDGSLPNGCNQERAPLKLLCDTMKYQIISRAFYGWLAYCRHLSTVRTHLSALVNTTIVDHNVPCDARGGLSVEVWGQFLKDSSAYKEEELRRLVYFGGVAPSLRKEVWPFLLGHYQFTMTEKCRLEIDEQMRTMYEQTMKEWHGCEAIVRQREREKHAEAIARCSSGASVERGPVQRDSTISTDSSLSSSSDQHNAHSQSDSTSSAQVCASVEAVDQIETEPKAEEGEVQPNNPPKDITSDTADTSQPPSSSPSSTGLSNQCPVSGNSPLVTKSAVGSAPSQHSEEASEVLHDKTTTGSQSGGEDVMDPVAKDEVSETKMETVSEGEVVKDCGISKSRETSESEEKPEVEEKDITTNGKSEDLKAVDTNMNLRSVPESTNVLKLEREIHNEYFLAPPLGQTLTFQAHKSKDLESLCPPVPIAEKDTNPESEKKPEISEKTDPTSEKKATESERKDAVATVCDVADIKKATEIPFEKPGSNSPVRQVLNALQSASRGSLSLSSHSRQSPDTADSDDSPSALEMEDIPAGTCVTSDDIKARPLAGLAAPLVSLAQRQKIASEDPVLDHHLDTSCNTSPEGTDLGLSEEEPEMENVLTEPESAEVGGDTNHDESSEEQTYSQETLDMYLINLHRIDKDVRRCDRTYWYFTPENLEKLRNIMCSYVWQHLDTGYVQGMCDLLAPLLVILDDEVMAFSCFTELMKRMNQNFPHGGAMDSHFANMRSLIQILDSELFELMQQNGDYTHFYFCYRWFLLDFKREMVYDDVYSVWETIWAAKYTSSKHFVLFIALALVEMYRDIILENNMDFTDIIKFFNEMAERHNVPQVLMMARDLVNKVQTLIENK, encoded by the exons atgttttctctcgtgaCAGAGGCCGAGACGCGTCAGAAATTGCTGCGCAATGTGAAGAAAGAG GTGAAACAAATTATGGAAGAAGCAGTAACGAGGAAATTTGTGCACGCAGACAGCAGCCACATCATATCCTTCTGtg ctgtagTTGAGGCCTGCATGCTCCATGGACTGAAGCGTCGTATTGCAGGCCTGCTGTGCAGTAACAAGGTCGCAGCACTCTTCATGAAGGCTGCAAAAACCTTTTCTCCTGCGGAGGAACTCTGCCACAAGGTCCAGGAGCTGGAACAGCTCATCGAAATCAG CAAGCAGAACAATTCTTCACTGAGTAATGACCGCAGTCGGCAGTCCAAGTTGGCTTACCTCCCTCCTCAAGCACTGAAACACCTGTGGATCCGAACTGCCCTGATGGAGAAGCTCCTGGACAAGATAATCTTGTACTTGGTGGAGAACAGCAG TGCCTTCTATGAGAAAGAAGCCATGCTGATGGATCCTGTAGATGGACCAATTCTTGCATCTCTATTGG TTGGCCCTTGTGCTTTGGAGTACACCAAAGTTAAGACTGCAGACCATTTTTGGACGGACCCGTCTGCTGATGAGCTCGTGCAGCGGCATCGCATTCACAGCGGCCACTGTCGGCAGGATTCACCCTCCAGACGGCCTGCCCTG ATCCAGAAGAGACAGTCCAGTGGTAGCATGGATGATCGCCCTCTCATGTGGGTGAGGGACTATGTTGAATCACTCCACCAAAACTCCAGAGCCACACTTCTGTTTGGAAAGAATAATGTCCTGGTGCAGCCG AGAGATGACATggaggccatcccaggctaccTTTCTCTACATCAAACTGCAGACCTCATGACACTGAAATGGACGCCCAATCAGCTGATGAATGGCAATGTGGGGGAGCTAGATTCTGAGAAAAG TGTGTATTGGGATTATGCTATGACAATTCGTTTGGAGGAGATTGTGTATCTACACTGTCATCAGCAAG TGAACAGTGGTGGAACGGTAGTTCTGGTGAGCCAGGATGGGATCCAGAGACCCCCTCTACATTTCCCCAAAGGAGGCCACCTCCTCCAGTTTCTCACCTGCCTGGAGACTGGCCTGCTACCTCACGGACAGCTGGACCCACCGCTCTGGAATCAGAGAGGAAAG GGAAAGGTTTTCCCCAAACTGCGAAAGAGGAGTCCACACGGCTCATGTGATTCTGTATCCGATaaggaagatgatgaagcaaccGATTATGTGTTTCGAATCCTTTTTCCTGGCAGTCAGATGGAGTTCA TGGCTCTGGAGCTGATGGACCAGGGCATGAACATGTGGCAACCGACACCCAGAAAGTCCTCATGCTCCTCCTGCTCACAGAATGGCTCCTCTGATGGCTCTCTGCCTAATGGCTGTAATCAGGAAAG GGCTCCCTTAAAGCTCCTTTGTGACACAATGAAGTACCAGATAATCTCCCGTGCTTTCTATGGAT GGCTTGCATACTGCCGTCATCTGTCCACAGTTCGTACCCACCTTTCTGCTCTGGTCAACACCACTATAGTTGACCATAATGTGCCATGTGATGCCCGAGGAGGCCTCTCTGTGGAGGTTTGGGGCCAATTCCTCAAGGACAGCTCT GCGTATAAGGAAGAAGAGTTACGCAGGCTTGTGTATTTTGGTGGTGTGGCTCCTTCACTACGCAAAGAGGTCTGGCCCTTCCTGTTGGGACACTACCAGTTTACCATGACTGAGAAATGCCGGCTAGAG ATTGACGAGCAGATGCGGACCATGTATGAGCAGACTATGAAGGAGTGGCATGGTTGCGAGGCCATTGTCCgccagagggagagagagaaacatgctGAGGCCATCGCCAGATGTTCGTCTGGAGCCAGTGTGGAAAGAGGACCAGTGCAGCGGGACTCTACCATCAGTACAGAT TCGTCTCTAAGTAGCAGCTCAGATCAACACAATGCCCACTCCCAAAGTGATTCCACCAGCAGCGCACAG GTATGTGCATCGGTTGAGGCAGTGGATCAGATTGAGACTGAGCCCAAGGCTGAGGAAGGAGAAGTACAGCCCAATAATCCACCGAAGGACATCACGAGTGACACTGCAGACACCTCACAACCTCCCTCTAGCAGCCCCTCCTCCACAGGTCTGTCAAATCAATGTCCAGTTTCAGGAAACAGCCCTCTTGTAACAAAATCAGCTGTTGGCTCTGCACCCTCTCAGCACTCAGAGGAAGCATCAGAAGTCTTACATGACAAAACTACAACTGGCTCACAGTCAGGAGGGGAGGATGTAATGGACCCAGTAGCCAAGGACGAGGTTTCAGAGACAAAGATGGAGACAGTCTCAGAAGGTGAGGTGGTTAAAGATTGTGGGATCAGTAAGTCACGAGAGACATCCGAATCTGAAGAAAAACCTGAAGTAGAAGAAAAAGATATAACAACAAATGGGAAGTCTGAAGATTTAAAAGCAGTAGACACAAATATGAATTTAAGAAGTGTTCCAGAGAGCACTAATGTTCTAAAGCTAGAAAGAGAGATTCATAATGAATATTTCCTAGCGCCTCCACTCGGGCAGACCTTGACTTTTCAAGCACACAAGAGCAAAGATCTGGAGTCATTATGTCCGCCGGTGCCTATTGCAGAAAAAGATACTAATCCAGAGAGTGAAAAAAAGCCAGAGATTTCTGAAAAAACTGATCCGACTTCTGAAAAAAAGGCCACAGAGTCAGAAAGAAAGGATGCCGTAGCAACAGTTTGTGACGTGGCTGATATAAAAAAAGCTACAGAAATTCCATTTGAGAAACCTGGTTCAAATTCACCTGTCAGACAAGTACTGAACGCTCTCCAGTCAGCGTCAAGGGGCAGCCTTTCACTATCGTCCCACTCTCGGCAGTCTCCGGACACCGCAGATTCAGATGACTCTCCTTCTGCCCTGGAAATGGAGGACATTCCTGCAGGGACATGTGTTACGTCTGACGATATCAAGGCCAGGCCTTTGGCAGGTCTCGCTGCACCCCTTGTCTCCCTTGCGCAAAGACAGAAAATTGCATCAGAGGACCCTGTCCTAGATCACCATCTGGACACAAGCTGTAACACCAGTCCTGAGGGCACCGACCTGGGCCTTTCTGAAGAGGAGCCTGAGATGGAAAATGTGCTCACCGAACCAGAGTCTGCAGAGGTGGGAGGAGACACCAATCACGACGAATCCTCAGAAGAACAAACTTATTCT CAAGAAACACTGGACATGTACTTGATCAATTTACATCGCATTGACAAAGATGTAAGACGTTGTGACAGAACATATTGGTACTTCACTCCTGAGAACCTGGAGAAGCTGCGTAACATTATGTGCAG TTATGTGTGGCAGCATCTGGACACAGGTTACGTCCAGGGCATGTGTGATCTGCTGGCTCCCCTACTGGTTATTCTGGACGATG AGGTCATGGCATTTAGCTGTTTCACTGAGCTGATGAAGAGGATGAACCAGAATTTTCCTCATGGAGGTGCCATGGACTCTCACTTTGCCAATATGCGTTCTCTTATCCAG ATCCTGGACTCTGAGCTGTTTGAACTGATGCAGCAGAATGGAGACTACACACACTTCTACTTCTGTTATCGTTGGTTTCTACTTGACTTCAAAAGAG aaatggtGTATGATGATGTGTACTCTGTGTGGGAAACAATCTGGGCAGCCAAGTACACCTCCTCTAAGCACTTTGTGCTCTTTATTGCTCTGGCACTTGTGGAGATGTATAGAGACATCATCCTAGAAAATAACATGGACTTCACAGACATCATCAAGTTCTTTAATG AAATGGCAGAGCGACACAACGTCCCACAGGTCCTGATGATGGCTCGAGACTTGGTCAACAAAGTGCAGACGCTCATAGAAAACAAGTGA